A region of Dioscorea cayenensis subsp. rotundata cultivar TDr96_F1 chromosome 5, TDr96_F1_v2_PseudoChromosome.rev07_lg8_w22 25.fasta, whole genome shotgun sequence DNA encodes the following proteins:
- the LOC120261138 gene encoding probable xyloglucan endotransglucosylase/hydrolase protein 27 isoform X1 has translation MSSMASLLLLTILFALFLTSNGTKASILIQDFPTLSFEEGYTQLFGDTNLMLLSNGNTVHISLDERTGAGFASQDLFLHGFFSASIKLPSHYTAGVVVAFYMSNGDVFEKTHDELDFEFLGNVRGREWRVQTNVYGNGSTAIGREERYNLWFNPTHNFHNYSILWTSDRIIFYIDKVPIREVVKNQYIGGAFPSKPMSLYVTIWDGSTWATGGGRYKVNYKYAPYVAEFANLILQGCVVDPTDHSSACDDFYSDGFGTMTVSFDEKLKMESFRRKYMTYSYCYDVVRYSKPLPECITDHHGIEHVRAGRRGRQKYGNKKQSAI, from the exons ATGAGTTCCATGGCATCTCTGCTACTGCTGACCATCTTGTTTGCTCTGTTTCTCACCTCCAATGGAACCAAAGCCAGCATTTTAATCCAAGACTTCCCAACGCTGTCCTTTGAAGAAGGATACACACAGCTCTTTGGAGACACCAACTTGATGCTCCTCAGTAATGGCAACACTGTTCACATCTCTCTTGATGAGAGGACTG GTGCTGGTTTTGCTTCCCAGGATCTCTTTCTTCATGGCTTCTTCAGTGCTTCCATTAAGCTCCCTTCTCACTACACTGCTGGTGTTGTTGTAGCCTTCTAT ATGTCAAACGGAGATGTGTTTGAGAAGACGCATGATGAGCTCGATTTCGAGTTCTTAGGTAATGTGAGAGGGAGAGAATGGAGGGTGCAAACCAATGTTTATGGCAATGGCAGCACTGCAATAGGAAGAGAGGAGAGGTACAACCTCTGGTTTAATCCAACCCATAATTTCCATAACTATTCCATCCTATGGACTTCTGATAGAATCAT ATTTTACATtgacaaggttccaatcagagAGGTGGTGAAAAACCAATACATTGGTGGTGCCTTTCCATCCAAACCAATGTCTTTATATGTCACCATTTGGGATGGTTCAACTTGGGCCACCGGCGGTGGTCGATACAAGGTCAATTACAAATACGCCCCTTACGTCGCGGAATTTGCCAATCTCATACTACAAGGTTGTGTTGTAGACCCTACTGATCACTCATCTGCTTGTGATGATTTCTACAGTGATGGTTTTGGTACAATGACAGTatcatttgatgaaaaattaaagatggaGAGTTTCCGAAGGAAATACATGACTTATTCATATTGTTACGATGTTGTGAGGTACTCTAAGCCTCTGCCGGAATGCATTACTGATCACCATGGAATTGAGCATGTCCGAGCTGGCCGTCGAGGCCGGCAAAAGTACGGCAACAAGAAGCAGTCTGCAATTTGA
- the LOC120261138 gene encoding probable xyloglucan endotransglucosylase/hydrolase protein 27 isoform X2 encodes MSSMASLLLLTILFALFLTSNGTKASILIQDFPTLSFEEGYTQLFGDTNLMLLSNGNTVHISLDERTGAGFASQDLFLHGFFSASIKLPSHYTAGVVVAFYMSNGDVFEKTHDELDFEFLGNVRGREWRVQTNVYGNGSTAIGREERFYIDKVPIREVVKNQYIGGAFPSKPMSLYVTIWDGSTWATGGGRYKVNYKYAPYVAEFANLILQGCVVDPTDHSSACDDFYSDGFGTMTVSFDEKLKMESFRRKYMTYSYCYDVVRYSKPLPECITDHHGIEHVRAGRRGRQKYGNKKQSAI; translated from the exons ATGAGTTCCATGGCATCTCTGCTACTGCTGACCATCTTGTTTGCTCTGTTTCTCACCTCCAATGGAACCAAAGCCAGCATTTTAATCCAAGACTTCCCAACGCTGTCCTTTGAAGAAGGATACACACAGCTCTTTGGAGACACCAACTTGATGCTCCTCAGTAATGGCAACACTGTTCACATCTCTCTTGATGAGAGGACTG GTGCTGGTTTTGCTTCCCAGGATCTCTTTCTTCATGGCTTCTTCAGTGCTTCCATTAAGCTCCCTTCTCACTACACTGCTGGTGTTGTTGTAGCCTTCTAT ATGTCAAACGGAGATGTGTTTGAGAAGACGCATGATGAGCTCGATTTCGAGTTCTTAGGTAATGTGAGAGGGAGAGAATGGAGGGTGCAAACCAATGTTTATGGCAATGGCAGCACTGCAATAGGAAGAGAGGAGAG ATTTTACATtgacaaggttccaatcagagAGGTGGTGAAAAACCAATACATTGGTGGTGCCTTTCCATCCAAACCAATGTCTTTATATGTCACCATTTGGGATGGTTCAACTTGGGCCACCGGCGGTGGTCGATACAAGGTCAATTACAAATACGCCCCTTACGTCGCGGAATTTGCCAATCTCATACTACAAGGTTGTGTTGTAGACCCTACTGATCACTCATCTGCTTGTGATGATTTCTACAGTGATGGTTTTGGTACAATGACAGTatcatttgatgaaaaattaaagatggaGAGTTTCCGAAGGAAATACATGACTTATTCATATTGTTACGATGTTGTGAGGTACTCTAAGCCTCTGCCGGAATGCATTACTGATCACCATGGAATTGAGCATGTCCGAGCTGGCCGTCGAGGCCGGCAAAAGTACGGCAACAAGAAGCAGTCTGCAATTTGA
- the LOC120260866 gene encoding RNA demethylase ALKBH10B, which translates to MAAPSGNTTAVPSEKMQFPGGGDLHSGQQWGFAAEREAFMSWLRCEFAAANAIIDVLVHHIRATGEPGEYDHVFGAIHHRRYNWTPVLHMQHYYSIADVVNALQHASWRKHQQRHFEPPKVVEKDFRRPSFGHRQLHRFDNVRENYNSSASSPGDRDKGEEKVEKSEEGKQKGETHLLEVKGSVVAEENEGIDDSHTSEANHSTKDGQLPLGTECGKLEPAIKDDHNKPHLTGVSNEANLQDVDDKIPAQDEKQTQSSVPKTFVANETNDGRMVNVVEGLKLYDQLFDSSEVSKLVSLANDLRAAGRRGEYPRPTFALYKRPMKGHGREIIQLGVPVAEGPLEDENTSGTSRDGKVEDIPELLQDVLDRAVQLQILAVKPDFCVIDFFHEGDHSHPHLWPSWFGRPVSSLFLTSCDMVLGRAIVADPRGEYRGSLKLSLSPGDLLVMQGKSADLARHAIPSIRKHRILLTFGKSQPRKNLPSDLPRFPPSATPPPSHWGPPPIRSPGLPRHSLGPKHFGVAPSTGVLSAPSIRPQHLPPPNGIQPMFVPPAPVAPTSVTYPTPIPVPVASAGWTGAATQRHPSPRLPVPGTGVFLPPSGSGHSPPSPIAEPPLPPASHETSCAPETTEHENGVDKHHINNNASPRNKTDDPETRLDCNGSLDNGLSTGVRLPNGKEDQQGGISKKKVTSKAATTASK; encoded by the exons ATGGCTGCGCCTTCGGGAAACACGACGGCTGTGCCTTCTGAGAAAATGCAGTTCCCGGGGGGTGGGGATTTGCACTCGGGACAGCAATGGGGATTTGCTGCTGAACGAGAGGCGTTTATGTCGTGGCTCCGTTGTGAGTTTGCTGCCGCAAATGCTATCATTGATGTTTTGGTTCACCATATTAGGGCCACAGGCGAGCCCGGGGAGTATGACCATGTTTTTGGTGCCATCCATCATCGGAGGTACAATTGGACACCAGTGCTTCACATGCAGCATTATTACTCAATAGCAGATGTTGTAAATGCTTTGCAACATGCTTCCTGGAGGAAGCACCAGCAGAGGCATTTTGAGCCACCTAAAGTAGTTGAGAAGGATTTTAGAAGGCCAAGCTTCGGACATCGGCAACTTCATCGGTTTGACAATGTCAGAGAGAATTATAACTCTTCAGCGTCATCACCTGGTGATAGGGataaaggagaagaaaaggtgGAGAAGAGTGAGGAGGGGAAGCAGAAGGGAGAAACTCACCTATTGGAAGTGAAGGGTTCTGTGGTTGCAGAGGAAAATGAAG GAATTGATGATAGTCATACTTCTGAGGCAAATCACAGCACAAAGGATGGACAACTCCCGCTTGGAACTGAGTGTGGTAAGTTGGAGCCTGCCATCAAGGATGATCATAATAAACCGCACCTAACTG GGGTGAGCAATGAGGCTAATCTGCAAGATGTTGATGATAAAATTCCAGCTCAAGATGAGAAGCAGACTCAAAGTTCAGTTCCCAAAACATTTGTGGCAAATGAAACAAATGATGGGAGGATG GTAAATGTGGTTGAAGGTCTAAAGTTGTATGACCAACTGTTTGATAGTTCGGAGGTTTCCAAACTTGTTTCTTTGGCTAATGACCTGCGAGCTGCAGGTCGCAGAGGAGAGTATCCGA GGCCAACATTTGCCCTATATAAGAGGCCGATGAAGGGGCACGGAAGGGAAATTATTCAATTGGGTGTGCCAGTTGCCGAAGGCCCTCTAGAAGATGAAAATACATCTGGAACCTCAAGAG ATGGGAAGGTTGAGGACATTCCTGAGTTACTCCAAGATGTTTTGGATCGAGCAGTTCAGCTGCAAATTTTGGCTGTTAAACCTGATTTTTGTGTTATTGACTTTTTCCATGAG GGAGATCACTCACATCCTCACCTGTGGCCATCTTGGTTCGGTAGGCCTGTTAGTAGTTTATTCTTAACATCCTGTGACATGGTCTTAGGTCGAGCTATTGTGGCTGATCCTCGGGGAGAATATAGAGGTTCTCTCAAGTTATCACTCTCACCAGg GGATCTGCTTGTGATGCAAGGTAAAAGTGCCGATCTGGCAAGGCATGCCATCCCGTCGATTCGCAAACACCGAATCCTACTGACATTCGGAAAGTCTCAACCAAGGAAGAATCTTCCATCTGATCTTCCCCGCTTCCCTCCATCTGCTACACCTCCACCTTCTCACTGGGGACCACCTCCAATTAGATCTCCTGGGCTCCCTCGTCATTCACTGGGTCCCAAACACTTTGGAGTTGCTCCATCTACTGGTGTTCTGTCTGCTCCATCAATCAGGCCTCAACACTTGCCTCCTCCAAATGGGATTCAACCAATGTTTGTACCCCCTGCGCCAGTCGCCCCTACAAGTGTGACTTATCCTACACCCATCCCAGTGCCAGTAGCATCAGCAGGGTGGACAGGGGCAGCTACACAACGACACCCTTCTCCTCGACTACCAGTTCCTGGCACTGGAGTCTTCCTCCCTCCATCTGGGTCTGGCCATTCCCCCCCATCACCTATTGCTGAACCGCCTCTACCACCAGCATCACATGAAACTAGCTGCGCTCCAGAGACGACTGAACATGAGAATGGTGTGGATAAGCATCACATAAACAACAATGCATCTCCGAGGAATAAAACTGATGATCCAGAGACTAGATTGGATTGCAATGGGAGCTTGGACAATGGTCTCAGTACTGGTGTAAGGCTACCAAATGGTAAGGAAGACCAGCAGGGTGGAATTTCTAAGAAGAAAGTGACTAGCAAAGCTGCAACCACTGCTTCTAAATAG